The proteins below come from a single Afipia felis ATCC 53690 genomic window:
- a CDS encoding sigma-70 family RNA polymerase sigma factor produces MRGQEHEWTDLMRSANAGDTAAYHRLLSAIAPVLRAAARRGLLRAGQSPDQSEDIVQDTLLAVHLKRHTWDPTAPFAPWLFTIARNKLIDALRRRGRRVFVDIDDFTDVLPGEEAPEPTNGVDVEAHLQQLPPRQRDVLQSISVDGLSITETAKKFAMKEGAVRVALHRGLSTLAARARKDLT; encoded by the coding sequence GTGCGCGGCCAGGAACATGAATGGACCGACCTGATGCGGTCGGCCAATGCGGGTGATACCGCCGCTTACCATCGGCTCCTGTCGGCCATCGCGCCGGTCTTGCGGGCGGCGGCGCGGCGCGGCCTATTGCGCGCTGGCCAATCGCCCGATCAGTCCGAGGATATCGTGCAGGATACTTTGCTCGCCGTGCATCTGAAGCGGCACACCTGGGACCCAACGGCTCCGTTCGCGCCATGGCTGTTCACCATCGCGCGCAACAAGCTGATCGATGCGCTGCGCCGTCGCGGCCGCCGTGTGTTCGTCGACATCGACGATTTCACCGACGTGCTCCCCGGCGAGGAAGCGCCCGAGCCGACAAACGGCGTCGATGTCGAGGCGCATCTCCAGCAGTTGCCGCCACGCCAGCGCGACGTGCTGCAATCGATTTCGGTCGACGGTCTGTCGATCACCGAGACGGCGAAGAAGTTCGCCATGAAGGAAGGCGCGGTGCGGGTGGCCCTTCACCGGGGATTGTCCACGCTGGCGGCCCGCGCGCGGAAAGACCTGACATGA
- a CDS encoding NrsF family protein, which produces MKTDDLIASLVADHPSRTQPVWLWLLAGLFAALPLSGALFMMTLGMRPDIATAMYNPFFDLKFVVTLALASAAAALSLHLSRPDASLHGWMWLLALPVGLLGIGIVADFAVPQRVNWTGRLVGSSSVACMSSIPLFSAPFLIAALLTLRHGATSRPMLTGALAGLMSAGLGAAIYAAHCMDDSPLFVATWYTLAAAFVTFIGAMIGRRILRF; this is translated from the coding sequence ATGAAAACCGACGATCTGATCGCAAGCCTTGTCGCCGATCATCCCTCGCGGACACAGCCGGTCTGGCTCTGGCTGCTCGCCGGACTGTTCGCGGCGCTGCCGCTGTCGGGCGCACTGTTCATGATGACTCTCGGTATGCGGCCTGACATCGCGACGGCGATGTACAATCCGTTCTTCGATCTGAAATTCGTGGTCACACTCGCACTGGCGTCGGCGGCCGCGGCGTTGAGCCTGCATCTGTCGCGCCCCGATGCTTCGCTTCACGGCTGGATGTGGCTGCTCGCGTTGCCCGTTGGTCTGCTCGGCATCGGCATCGTTGCCGATTTTGCCGTGCCTCAGCGCGTGAACTGGACCGGCCGGCTGGTCGGATCGAGTTCGGTCGCCTGCATGTCGTCCATTCCGCTGTTTTCGGCGCCGTTCCTGATTGCCGCATTGCTGACGCTGCGGCATGGCGCGACTTCACGCCCGATGCTGACGGGCGCATTGGCAGGATTGATGTCCGCGGGACTTGGTGCGGCGATCTACGCCGCCCATTGCATGGACGATTCGCCGCTGTTCGTGGCGACCTGGTACACGCTGGCGGCGGCGTTCGTGACCTTCATCGGCGCGATGATCGGCCGCCGTATCTTGCGCTTCTGA
- a CDS encoding acetyl-CoA hydrolase/transferase C-terminal domain-containing protein, whose protein sequence is MSRVYSDAHTLADAILCDCGSRLVVGLPLGLGKANHIANALCERAAADSAIRLTIFTALTLEKPAPKSELERRFIGPVIERLFGGYPTLDYAKWLHAGTLPANIEVAEFFFLAGKWLHHGYAQQHYIAANYTHAVAGMLTRGLNVVLQLVAKRVVDGEVRYSLSCNTDTTLDLLKARAEGKIDFKLIGQVNSELPFMPGLGDLPASEFHAILDSSETDFPLFAPPSEPVGDAKYAIGLHAATLIEDGGTLQIGIGQVGDALAQSLIVRDCHNVDFRDAVRRLAPDAPAAALTPFAEGLNGLSEMFFEAFLGLIEAGIIRREVDGAWLHAAFFLGPKSFYRALREMPPERLDRIRMMPVSFTNELYGDETAKRAGRPKARFVNNAMMVTLLGDAISDGLSNGQMVSGVGGQYNFVAQAFALDGAHSILTLEATRYNGKRLESNIRWSYDHTTIPRHLRDIVVTEYGIADLRGKSDAEVIAAMLCVADSRFQDDLMRQAKAAGKLPQAYEIPPAHRANMPERIARALAPLHEKGLLPEFPFGTDFTATEQRLIPALQKLQRASASPAALLSLLWRGMSASGADDADCLARMGLDAPATMRERVWRWLLCGALTR, encoded by the coding sequence ACCGCGCTGACGCTGGAAAAGCCCGCACCGAAATCCGAGTTGGAGCGGCGTTTCATCGGCCCCGTCATCGAGCGTCTATTCGGCGGCTATCCCACGCTCGATTACGCCAAATGGCTGCACGCCGGGACCTTGCCGGCGAATATCGAAGTCGCGGAATTCTTCTTCCTCGCGGGCAAGTGGCTGCATCACGGCTACGCCCAGCAGCATTATATCGCGGCGAACTATACCCACGCCGTCGCGGGCATGCTGACGCGTGGTCTCAACGTCGTACTGCAGCTCGTCGCCAAACGCGTGGTCGATGGCGAGGTCCGCTACAGCCTGAGTTGCAACACCGACACAACGCTCGATCTTCTGAAAGCACGCGCTGAGGGCAAGATCGATTTCAAGCTGATCGGGCAAGTGAACTCGGAATTGCCGTTCATGCCGGGGCTGGGCGATCTTCCGGCCTCCGAGTTCCACGCCATCCTCGACAGCTCGGAGACAGATTTTCCGCTGTTCGCGCCGCCCTCGGAGCCGGTGGGAGATGCGAAATACGCCATCGGTCTGCACGCTGCGACGTTGATCGAGGATGGCGGCACGTTGCAGATTGGAATCGGTCAGGTCGGCGATGCACTGGCGCAGAGTCTCATTGTTCGCGACTGTCACAATGTGGATTTTCGTGACGCCGTCAGGCGTCTTGCGCCGGACGCGCCTGCCGCTGCGCTGACTCCATTCGCGGAAGGGCTGAATGGCCTCAGCGAAATGTTCTTCGAGGCTTTCCTCGGTTTGATCGAGGCGGGCATTATCCGCCGCGAGGTCGATGGCGCGTGGCTGCATGCGGCGTTCTTTCTCGGGCCGAAATCGTTCTATCGTGCATTGCGCGAGATGCCGCCAGAGAGGCTCGACCGCATCCGGATGATGCCGGTGTCCTTCACCAACGAGCTTTACGGCGACGAGACCGCGAAGCGCGCGGGGCGGCCGAAGGCGCGCTTCGTCAACAACGCGATGATGGTGACGTTGCTCGGCGATGCGATCTCCGACGGCCTGAGCAACGGCCAGATGGTGAGTGGTGTCGGCGGCCAGTACAATTTCGTCGCGCAAGCTTTCGCGCTGGACGGTGCGCATTCCATCCTGACGCTCGAGGCCACGCGCTATAATGGCAAGCGGCTGGAATCGAACATCCGCTGGTCCTACGACCACACCACCATTCCACGCCATCTGCGCGATATCGTGGTGACCGAATACGGCATCGCCGACCTGCGCGGAAAATCCGACGCCGAAGTTATCGCAGCGATGCTGTGCGTGGCGGATTCGCGCTTTCAGGATGACTTGATGCGGCAGGCAAAGGCGGCGGGCAAGCTGCCGCAGGCTTATGAGATTCCGCCTGCACATCGCGCCAACATGCCTGAGCGCATTGCGCGTGCACTTGCACCCTTACATGAAAAGGGATTGTTGCCGGAGTTTCCGTTCGGAACGGACTTTACCGCGACGGAGCAGCGGCTGATCCCGGCGCTGCAAAAGCTCCAGCGCGCCTCCGCTAGTCCCGCCGCGCTGCTGTCGCTGCTTTGGCGAGGAATGTCCGCGAGCGGTGCAGATGACGCAGACTGTCTCGCGCGCATGGGGCTGGATGCGCCCGCAACCATGCGCGAGCGCGTCTGGCGCTGGCTGTTGTGCGGCGCGCTTACGCGATAA